TGAGTCTGGCAACGCTCGCCGCGGTGGCGTTCACGGCGCTCTTCGGCGTCGACCTTCCACGCGGGGGCTGGGCGCAGGCGCTGACCTACCAATTGCCGTTCGCGGCCCTGACGGCGCTCGCCGCCGGCACCGTCCTGCGACACGGGTCGCGACGCGCGGTGGATCTCGTGCTGGCCACCGTGCTGGGGCTCTGCGCGCTGCAGTTCGCGGCGAAGGCCGTGCTCATCCCCCTCCACGGGGCGGATAACGGCGTCCGCGATTATCTTGTCAGCTCCTATGCCCGATATTCGCAGACCGCCGGCAGCATCCTGTCGCTCATGCTCGGGGTGGCGCTGCTGGCCCTCGTGGTGAGGGAGGTCATCGCCGAGGCGACCGGCCGGCTGGAGCGGGACGGCCTCTCGGGCGTCCTCACCCGCAGCGCTTTCCTCGAGCGCGCGGAGCGTCTGGTCGATGCCGCACCACCCGGAACGCACGTGGGCCTGCTCATGTGCGACCTCGATCATTTCAAGTCGATCAATGATCGCTTCGGCCATCCGGCGGGTGATGAGGTGATCCGGCGGTTCGGCGCGCTGCTCGCCGCCTGCGCGGGTCCGCGGGATCTGTGCGGCCGCATCGGCGGCGAGGAGTTCTGCCTGCTGATGCCCGCCGCCGATGCCGATGCCCTCGCCCGCGTCGCCGCGCGGCTGCGGACCGGAGCGGAGGAGATGCGCTTCCCCTGGCTGCCCGACGGGCAGCGCATCACGGCCAGCCTCGGCGGCACGCTGGTCGCGGCCCGCGAGCCCCTCGCCTCCGCCATCCGCCGCGCGGACGTCGCCCTCTACCAGGCCAAGGCGGGCGGCCGGAACCGCTATCACAAGGCGGAGCGCCCCGCCTCCAGCGACGCCGCGCGGGCGAGGAGCCGTTTGGCCGAGAGATAGAACGGCACCTCGATGAGCAGGTCGCCGAGCCGCGCCCGGTCTTGCCCGGCGGCGCGGGCCGCCTCGAAGGCGGCGACGATCGCGTCCGCCTCGGTGATGTCGGTTGCGGAAGGGGTCATCACCGCGTTGATGAGCGCGATATGGCCCGGCTCCACGGCGCTCTTGGCGCTGTAGCCGAGCGCCCGGCCGGCGCGGGCATCGGCTTCGCAGCCTTCCGGATCCGCGAAGGTGTAGGGGCAATCGATAGAGAGCACCTTCGCCGCCCGCGCCTCCAGATGCAGCCGCTGACGCGCATAGGCGAGTTCCACGGCTGCCCGGCTGCGCGGCGCGTCGAGGTCTTCCGCCAGATCCTCCGTCGAGCAGAGCACGGCCGTCACGCGTGGGCTGGCGGTGGCGATGGCATAGGTCTGCATGATGCCGCGCGCGGTCTCGATGTTGGGCACGATCTCGATGGCGCCCGGCGGCAGGCCGAGCCTCGCCTCGTGGCGGGTGATTTCCGCGTCCAGCGCCACGACCTGAGCGGGCTCGGCGATCTTCGGCAGGTGGACGGCGTCCGGCCTTCCCTCGATGACGCCCGCGAGGTCGGCGAGGCCGTCGCCCTCCAAGGGGTTGATGCGGACGCAGGCGACGATGCCGGCCGCGCGCCACGCCGCCATGACTCCGGCCGACAGCGACCG
The nucleotide sequence above comes from Xanthobacter flavus. Encoded proteins:
- a CDS encoding GGDEF domain-containing protein, with the protein product MTDATFLLIINCAIGLTFAAAFLGTSWRSSTRLGRWCAAAFVCAAATVTIEALARELPSVRLASTLSFGSLLTALFLIAAGLARHYRPGSSIRWLSLATLAAVAFTALFGVDLPRGGWAQALTYQLPFAALTALAAGTVLRHGSRRAVDLVLATVLGLCALQFAAKAVLIPLHGADNGVRDYLVSSYARYSQTAGSILSLMLGVALLALVVREVIAEATGRLERDGLSGVLTRSAFLERAERLVDAAPPGTHVGLLMCDLDHFKSINDRFGHPAGDEVIRRFGALLAACAGPRDLCGRIGGEEFCLLMPAADADALARVAARLRTGAEEMRFPWLPDGQRITASLGGTLVAAREPLASAIRRADVALYQAKAGGRNRYHKAERPASSDAARARSRLAER
- a CDS encoding HpcH/HpaI aldolase/citrate lyase family protein; translation: MSATKEKTPAQTGARRPPALRRSWLFAPGGDKGALMAATTCGADALIQELEDFTPPELRAEARSLSAGVMAAWRAAGIVACVRINPLEGDGLADLAGVIEGRPDAVHLPKIAEPAQVVALDAEITRHEARLGLPPGAIEIVPNIETARGIMQTYAIATASPRVTAVLCSTEDLAEDLDAPRSRAAVELAYARQRLHLEARAAKVLSIDCPYTFADPEGCEADARAGRALGYSAKSAVEPGHIALINAVMTPSATDITEADAIVAAFEAARAAGQDRARLGDLLIEVPFYLSAKRLLARAASLEAGRSAL